One genomic window of Quercus robur chromosome 6, dhQueRobu3.1, whole genome shotgun sequence includes the following:
- the LOC126690606 gene encoding heavy metal-associated isoprenylated plant protein 23: MGVGGTLEYFSDLMSSGHKHKKKKQLQTVELKVRMDCDGCELKVKKALSSLSGVKSVDINRKQQKVTVTGFVEANKVLKKAKSTGKRSEIWPYVPYNLVAQPYTAQAYDKKAPPGFVRRVENTVTSGTVTRYEDPYTTMFSDDNPNACSIM; encoded by the exons ATGGGAGTTGGAGGCACTTTAGAGTATTTTTCTGATTTGATGAGCAGTGGCCATAAacacaagaagaagaagcaattgCAAACTGTGGAGCTAAAGGTCAGGATGGACTGTGATGGCTGTGAGCTTAAGGTCAAGAAAGCCCTCTCTTCATTAAGTG GAGTTAAATCAGTGGACATAAACAGGAAACAACAGAAAGTGACTGTAACTGGGTTTGTTGAAGCAAACAAGGTGCTGAAGAAAGCCAAGTCAACAGGGAAAAGGTCAGAGATTTGGCCCTATGTTCCTTACAACCTAGTGGCTCAGCCTTACACTGCTCAAGCTTATGACAAGAAGGCACCTCCTGGTTTTGTCAGGAGAGTAGAGAACACTGTCACCAGTGGCACTGTGACAAGATATGAGGACCCTTACACCACCATGTTCAGTGATGACAACCCCAATGCCTGCTCTATTATGTAG
- the LOC126690605 gene encoding photosynthetic NDH subunit of lumenal location 4, chloroplastic isoform X1, which produces MAVSALTIQTPNFHSLQTFNPTKSFFTTTTINPTSSCSCFSNTDNAKLSTATASTSATRKRVFEMGIGLLAASVMALSPLDANATRVEYYATVEEPSCELNFARSGLGYCDILVGSGEEVPYSQLIDMHYTARFADGTVFDSSYKRGRPLTMRLGVGKVTKGLDQGILGGEGVPPMREESVSFRFPLNWHMGQNQQDAFQVTAIYQPMQLFCMILISLISTLEIELKEAQSNNI; this is translated from the exons ATGGCAGTCTCAGCTCTAACAATTCAGACCCCAAACTTCCATTCCCTTCAAACCTTCAATCCCACAAAGTCcttcttcaccaccaccaccatcaacccCACTTCTTCTTGCTCCTGTTTTTCCAATACAGACAATGCAAAGCTCTCTACAGccacagcttcaacttctgcaacAAGAAAACGCGTATTTGAAATGGGTATTGGGCTTCTAGCAGCTTCGGTTATGGCTTTGTCACCGTTGGATGCGAACGCTACGAGAGTTGAGTATTACGCCACTGTGGAAGAGCCTTCGTGTGAGCTCAACTTCGCTCGCTCTGGCCTCGGTTACTGTGACATTTTAGTCGGCTCTGGTGAGGAAGTTCCTTATAGTCAGCTTATCGAT ATGCACTACACTGCAAGATTTGCTGATGGGACAGTCTTCGACAGTAGCTATAAGCGTGGTAGACCTCTCACTATGCGTCTTGGTGTTGGCAAG GTCACCAAGGGCTTGGACCAGGGAATTTTAGGTGGTGAAGGAGTACCTCCAATGCGA GAGGAAAGCGTAAGCTTCAGATTCCCCCTGAATTGGCATATGGGCCAGAACCAGCAGGATGCTTTTCAG GTGACTGCAATATACCAGCCAATGCAACTCTTCTGTATGATCTTAATTTCGTTGATATCTACACTGGAAATAGAACTGAAGGAAGCCCAAAGCAATAACATATAG
- the LOC126690605 gene encoding photosynthetic NDH subunit of lumenal location 4, chloroplastic isoform X2, giving the protein MAVSALTIQTPNFHSLQTFNPTKSFFTTTTINPTSSCSCFSNTDNAKLSTATASTSATRKRVFEMGIGLLAASVMALSPLDANATRVEYYATVEEPSCELNFARSGLGYCDILVGSGEEVPYSQLIDMHYTARFADGTVFDSSYKRGRPLTMRLGVGKVTKGLDQGILGGEGVPPMRVGGKRKLQIPPELAYGPEPAGCFSGDCNIPANATLLYDLNFVDIYTGNRTEGSPKQ; this is encoded by the exons ATGGCAGTCTCAGCTCTAACAATTCAGACCCCAAACTTCCATTCCCTTCAAACCTTCAATCCCACAAAGTCcttcttcaccaccaccaccatcaacccCACTTCTTCTTGCTCCTGTTTTTCCAATACAGACAATGCAAAGCTCTCTACAGccacagcttcaacttctgcaacAAGAAAACGCGTATTTGAAATGGGTATTGGGCTTCTAGCAGCTTCGGTTATGGCTTTGTCACCGTTGGATGCGAACGCTACGAGAGTTGAGTATTACGCCACTGTGGAAGAGCCTTCGTGTGAGCTCAACTTCGCTCGCTCTGGCCTCGGTTACTGTGACATTTTAGTCGGCTCTGGTGAGGAAGTTCCTTATAGTCAGCTTATCGAT ATGCACTACACTGCAAGATTTGCTGATGGGACAGTCTTCGACAGTAGCTATAAGCGTGGTAGACCTCTCACTATGCGTCTTGGTGTTGGCAAG GTCACCAAGGGCTTGGACCAGGGAATTTTAGGTGGTGAAGGAGTACCTCCAATGCGAGTAG GAGGAAAGCGTAAGCTTCAGATTCCCCCTGAATTGGCATATGGGCCAGAACCAGCAGGATGCTTTTCAG GTGACTGCAATATACCAGCCAATGCAACTCTTCTGTATGATCTTAATTTCGTTGATATCTACACTGGAAATAGAACTGAAGGAAGCCCAAAGCAATAA
- the LOC126689593 gene encoding agamous-like MADS-box protein AGL104, whose product MGRVKLQIKRIENNTNRQVTFSKRRNGLIKKAYELSILCDIDIALIMFSPSGRLTHFSGKRRIEDVLARYINLPDHDRGGVVQNREFLLGTLQKIKNENDIALQLSNPSAQNSNVEEAQKEISNMKHQLQMAENQLRIFEPEPILITSGEELDSCEKNLLETLRRVKQRKEELLRNHLSTYDPSSVQIYFDTQDGVPTSFENEIVTWLPENGHNPNQICGGSESPCTAMRNQSSTAMYDQLSQATNINVEPCNMGGCQMSNQRDDGLPSWHHSYTATELLSTFMPPNSFPSTKQEIAGASISSMMSQQQVETASNCPQMPSSNEDANYESKLSQFKVE is encoded by the exons ATGGGTCGTGTTAAACTCCAGATTAAGAGAATAGAAAACAATACAAATCGGCAAGTCACCTTCTCCAAACGAAGAAATGGACTCATTAAGAAGGCTTATGAACTCTCCATTCTTTGTGACATTGATATTGCTCTCATTATGTTCTCTCCCTCTGGTCGTCTCACTCACTTCTCTGGCAAAAGAAG aatCGAAGATGTGCTCGCACGTTATATAAATCTGCCCGATCATGATAGAGGAGG CGTTGTTCAAAATAGAGAG TTTTTACTCGGCACCCTTCAGAAGATCAAGAATGAAAATGATATAGCGCTTCAACTTTCAAA CCCTTCAGCCCAAAATTCAAATGTTGAG GAAGCTCAAAAAGAAATTAGCAACATGAAACATCAGCTTCAGATGGCTGAGAACCAGTTAAG GATTTTTGAGCCAGAGCCAATTTTAATCACATCAGGAGAGGAACTTGATTCATGTGAGAAGAACCTTTTGGAAACCTTGAGGCGTGTTAAGCAAAGAAAG GAAGAACTACTTAGAAACCATTTATCTACCTATGATCCATCTAGTGTACAG ATATACTTCGACACCCAAGATGGGGTGCCAACATCGTTTGAAAACGAGATTGTTACTTGGTTGCCAGAGAATGGACACAATCCAAACCAAATTTGTGGAGGATCTGAATCACCTTGTACTGCTATGCG GAATCAATCCTCAACAGCAATGTATGATCAGTTGTCTCAAGCCACAAATATAAATGTGGAGCCATGTAACATGGGAGGGTGTCAAATGAGCAATCAAAGAGATGATGGGTTACCTTCTTGGCATCATTCCTATACTGCAACTGAACTCCTCTCTACATTCATGCCCCCAAATTCATTTCCTTCCACTAAG CAAGAAATTGCAGGAGCAAGCATTTCATCAATGATGTCTCAGCAGCAGGTAGAGACTGCATCAAATTGCCCGCAAATGCCCTCTAGCAATGAAGATGCAAACTATGAGAGCAAGCTGTCTCAGTTTAAAGTAGAATGA